The proteins below are encoded in one region of Enhydrobacter sp.:
- a CDS encoding mannose-1-phosphate guanylyltransferase/mannose-6-phosphate isomerase translates to MTMSTPITPIILVGGSGKRLWPLSRESMPKQFVPLLGERSTFQQTLLRVADTALFGRPVIATNDSYRFTAEQQARELGIQIDLLIEPARRDSGPAIGAAAAYARSIGAEIVLALASDHLVIGEEEFRADCRAGVESVREGGIVTFGIPPTEPKTDYGYIRPGGDRIGEVRKVAAFVEKPDAQTALRYLSEGLLWNSGNFLFPPALLLSEMARFEPTMAAAAEEAVAKANRRGSTVFLDPVAFAKAPAKSIDYAVMERTDKCWVVPARFRWSDLGTWGAMLDIGEADSAGNVTEGPVELDAVRNSYIRSDGPLTAVIGVENLVVVAMPDAVLVGHHDDLPRLKDVVQRMSDGNHKAATEHARIHRSWGTAQEVCRGAYFRAKHLTMNSGEQLALQSHRRRDKHWFVVNGSGELLLDGRRRLLNVNDSVLIPRNAPHSLRNPGSAVLEFIEVQTGDHLDEEDFVRYEEAPDAGQVGS, encoded by the coding sequence ATGACCATGTCCACACCGATCACCCCCATCATTCTCGTCGGCGGCTCGGGCAAGCGTCTGTGGCCCTTGTCCCGCGAAAGCATGCCCAAGCAGTTCGTGCCGTTGCTGGGCGAGCGATCGACCTTCCAGCAAACGCTGCTGCGCGTCGCCGACACGGCCCTGTTCGGACGCCCGGTGATCGCCACCAACGACAGCTATCGCTTCACCGCGGAACAGCAGGCGCGCGAGCTCGGCATCCAGATCGATCTCCTGATCGAGCCTGCGCGCCGCGATTCGGGTCCCGCCATTGGGGCCGCGGCGGCCTACGCCAGGAGCATCGGCGCCGAGATCGTGTTGGCGCTCGCGTCCGACCATCTGGTGATCGGGGAGGAGGAGTTTCGCGCCGATTGCCGGGCCGGCGTCGAGTCGGTCCGCGAGGGCGGCATCGTGACCTTCGGCATCCCGCCGACCGAACCCAAGACCGACTACGGCTACATAAGGCCCGGCGGCGACAGGATCGGCGAAGTGCGCAAGGTCGCGGCTTTCGTGGAGAAGCCCGACGCGCAGACCGCCTTGCGCTACCTCTCGGAAGGGCTGCTCTGGAACAGCGGCAACTTCCTGTTCCCGCCGGCCCTGCTCCTGTCGGAGATGGCACGCTTCGAGCCGACCATGGCGGCGGCGGCCGAGGAAGCCGTCGCCAAGGCGAACCGGCGCGGCTCGACGGTCTTCCTCGATCCCGTAGCCTTCGCCAAGGCCCCGGCCAAGTCGATCGACTATGCCGTGATGGAGCGGACAGACAAATGCTGGGTCGTTCCGGCGCGCTTCCGGTGGTCCGATCTCGGCACCTGGGGGGCGATGCTGGATATCGGCGAGGCCGACAGCGCCGGCAATGTCACCGAAGGTCCGGTCGAACTCGACGCGGTGCGCAACTCCTATATCCGGTCCGACGGGCCGCTGACGGCCGTCATCGGCGTCGAGAACCTCGTCGTCGTGGCAATGCCCGACGCCGTCCTTGTCGGCCATCACGACGACCTGCCGCGGCTGAAGGATGTCGTGCAGCGCATGTCCGACGGCAATCACAAGGCCGCAACCGAGCATGCGAGGATCCACCGTTCCTGGGGCACGGCCCAGGAGGTTTGCCGAGGGGCGTACTTCAGGGCCAAGCACCTCACGATGAATTCGGGAGAGCAGCTCGCCCTGCAGAGCCACCGCCGCCGCGACAAGCACTGGTTCGTCGTGAACGGAAGCGGCGAGCTGCTGTTGGACGGAAGGAGGCGTCTCTTGAACGTCAACGATTCGGTGCTGATTCCCAGGAATGCGCCTCACAGCCTTCGCAATCCCGGATCGGCGGTGCTGGAATTCATCGAGGTCCAAACCGGCGACCACCTCGACGAGGAGGATTTCGTTCGCTATGAGGAGGCCCCTGACGCCGGGCAGGTCGGCTCGTGA